One Stegostoma tigrinum isolate sSteTig4 chromosome 22, sSteTig4.hap1, whole genome shotgun sequence DNA segment encodes these proteins:
- the LOC125463526 gene encoding myosin-4-like isoform X6, which yields MNFEEMKIFGAAAPFLRKSMKEQVEAQNRPFDAKTACYVSDPKLVFVKGKIKSQDSTKVEVERADGKTVVVKPSDVFPRNPPKFDKIEDMAMMTHLNEACVLFNLKERYAAWMIYTYSGLFCVTVNPYKKLPVYGPEVVTAYKGKKRQEAPPHIFSISDNAYQSMLTDRENQSILITGESGAGKTVNTKYVIQYFATIAALGDVCKKKAETAKSKGTLEDQIIQANPLLEAFGNAKTIRNDNSSRFGKFIRIHFGPTAKLASADIETYLLEKSRVTFQQQNERSYHIFYQITSNKKPELIEMLLISTNPFDYPYISQGEVTVPSIDDKEELLATDQAIDILGFTNDEKNSIYKITGATMHHGNMKFKQKQREEQAEPDSTEVADKVAYLLGLNSADLLKALCLPRVKVGNEFVSKGQTVQQVYSAVGALTKSVYEKLFLWMVQRINHQLDTKLPRQHFIGVLDIAGFEIFEFNSLEQLCINFTNERLQQFFNHHMFVLEQEEYTKEGIEWKFIDFGMDLAACIELIEKPMGIFSILEEECMFPKATDMTFKNKLYDQHLGKSVNFQKPRFIKGKIEAHFSLIHYAGIVDYNINSWLDKNKDPLNETVIGLYQKSSLKVLAHLYSFYGSTAEAGEGTGKKGSKRKGSSFQTVSALFRENLNKLMSTLRSTHPHFVRCIFPNETKTPGEIDNSLVIHQLRCNGVLEGIRICRKGFPSRILYADFKQRYRVLNPSAIPEGHFIDSKKASEKLLASINIDQSQYRFGHTKVFFKAGVLGCLEDMRDERLAVLITRTQAVCRGFLMRVEFQRMNQRRDGIFTIQYNIRSFMNVKHWPWMKLYFKIKPLLKSAQAEKDMQNMKEEFKKLNDAFSKSEARRKELEENMVTLLQEKNDLQMQVQAEIESLTDAEERCDQLIKTKIQLESKVKEANERLEDEEEINAEITAKKRKLEDESTQLKTEIDDLQLSLAKAEKDLHSTENKVKNLTEELSTHDESIVKLTKEKKALQEAHQQVLDDLQAEEDKVNTLTKSKAKLEQQVDDLEGSLEQEKKFRLDLERSKRKLESDLKLAQDSIMDLENDKQQMEERFKKKEFEISQLQSKIEDEQNLSMQLQKKIKELQARVEELEEEIDAERVARAKIEKQSSDYARELEEISDRLEEAGGASAAQIEMNKKREAEFQKLRRELQEANLQHEATAAALRKKQADSVAELGEQIDNLQRVKQKLEKEKSELKMEIDDLASNIESVVKSKANLEKTCRTQEDQVNELKARNNEYSRSINDMMAQTSRLSTENGEISRQLEEKENTISQLTRNKQGFIHQVEELKRQLEEETKAKNALAHALQSSRHDCDLLREQYEEEQEAKAELQRGMSKANSEVAQWRTKYETDAIQRTEELEEAKKKLAQRLQDAEEHAEAANAKCASLEKTKLRLQGEVEDLMIDVERANAAAAALDKKQRNFDKILAEWKQKYEECQAELEAVQKESRSLSTELFKMKNAYEESLDHLETLKRENKNLQQEISDLTEQVGECGKTIHELDKAKKLAEQEKTELQSALEEAEASLEHSEERLLRIQLELTQIKSEVDRKIAEKDEEIEQLKRNHQRTIEALQNTLDAEIRSRNDALRLKKKMEGDLNEMEIQLGHANREAAEAQKHLRNIQGVLKETQLHLDEALRVQGDLKEQLSSAERKSNLLQAELEEVTLALEQSDRARKIAEQEVFDISERVQLLHTQNISFINTKKKLETDISQLQSEMEDVVQESRNAEEKARKAIADAAMMAEELKKEQDTSAHLERMKKNLDQTVKDLQFRLNEAEQLALKGGKKQIQKLETRIRELENELEAEQKRAAEAIKGSRKYERRVKEMTFQSVEDHKNLSRLQDLVDKLQLKVKSYKRNVEDAEEQASVHISKFRRTQHELEEAEERADIAESQVNKLRAKSR from the exons ATGAACTTTGAGGAAATGAAGATTTTTGGAGCAGCTGCACCATTTCTCCGCAAATCTATGAAAGAGCAAGTTGAAgcccagaacaggcccttcgatgcCAAAACTGCTTGTTATGTAAGTGACCCCAAGCTGGTATTTGTAAAAGGAAAAATTAAGAGCCAAGACAGTACCAAGGTTGAAGTGGAGAGAGCAGATGGGAAG ACAGTTGTTGTGAAACCCAGTGATGTCTTTCCAAGGAATCCCCCAAAATTTGACAAAATTGAGGATATGGCTATGATGACCCACTTGAATGAAGCATGTGTGCTGTTTAACCTCAAAGAGCGTTATGCAGCCTGGATGATCTAT ACTTACTCAGGGTTGTTCTGTGTCACTGTAAACCCCTACAAAAAGTTACCAGTCTATGGCCCTGAGGTTGTGACTGCCTATAAAGGGAAGAAAAGACAGGAGGCTCCTCCCCATATATTTTCAATCTCTGACAATGCCTATCAGTCCATGTTAACAG ACCGTGAAAACCAATCTATCCTAATCAC TGGAGAATCTGGTGCTGGGAAGACTGTGAACACAAAATATGTCATCCAGTACTTTGCAACAATTGCAGCTCTTGGTGATGTGTGCAAGAAGAAAGCTGAAACAGCTAAGTCAAAA GGAACCCTGGAGGATCAAATCATCCAGGCTAACCCACTGCTGGAAGCCTTTGGTAATGCGAAGACAATACGAAATGACAACTCATCTCGTTTT GGAAAATTTATCAGAATCCATTTTGGACCCACAGCAAAACTGGCATCGGCAGACATTGAAACAT atttgttggaaaaatccagAGTGACATTCCAGCAACAAAATGAAAGAAGCTATCACATTTTTTACCAGATTACATCCAACAAAAAACCAGAACTTATTG AAATGCTTCTTATCAGCACAAATCCCTTTGACTACCCGTACATCAGTCAAGGTGAAGTTACAGTCCCGAGTATTGATGACAAAGAAGAATTATTAGCTACTGAT CAAGCTATTGATATCTTGGGTTTCACCAATGATGAGAAAAACAGCATCTACAAAATAACTGGTGCAACAATGCACCATGGCAATATGAAGTTCAAGCAGAAACAAAGGGAAGAACAAGCTGAGCCTGATAGCACAGAAG TTGCTGACAAAGTTGCTTACCTCCTGGGCCTAAACTCAGCAGATTTGCTCAAAGCATTATGCTTGCCAAGAGTGAAGGTTGGCAATGAGTTTGTTAGCAAAGGCCAAACTGTACAACAG GTATACTCTGCAGTTGGTGCTCTGACCAAGTCAGTGTATGAGAAGTTATTCCTGTGGATGGTTCAACGAATTAATCATCAATTGGATACAAAGCTACCCAGACAACATTTCATTGGTGTTTTAGATATTGCAGGCTTTGAAATTTTTGAG TTTAACAGCCTGGAACAGCTTTGTATCAACTTCACAAATGAAAGACTGCAACAGTTCTTCAACCACCATATGTTCGTTTTAGAACAAGAGGAATATACGAAGGAAGGAATTGAATGGAAATTCATTGATTTTGGAATGGATCTGGCTGCTTGCATTGAGCTCATTGAAAAG CCCATGGGCATCTTCTCAATCCTTGAGGAGGAATGCATGTTCCCCAAAGCCACAGACATGACTTTCAAGAACAAATTATATGATCAGCATTTAGGAAAATCAGTAAATTTCCAGAAACCCAGGTTTATTAAAGGAAAGATTGAAGCTCACTTCTCCTTGATCCATTATGCTGGCATTGTTGACTACAATATTAATTCATGGCTGGACAAGAATAAGGACCCTCTGAATGAAACTGTAATTGGACTATACCAGAAATCTTCACTTAAGGTTCTTGCACACCTGTACAGTTTTTATGGATCAACTGCAG Aagcaggag AGGGTACGGGAAAGAAAGGTTCCAAGAGAAAAGGTTCTTCATTCCAAACAGTGTCTGCACTTTTTAGG GAGAATCTGAACAAACTAATGTCTACCTTGAGAAGCACGCATCCCCATTTCGTACGTTGCATTTttccaaatgaaacaaaaactccAG GTGAAATTGACAATTCACTGGTCATACACCAGCTGAGGTGCAATGGCGTACTCGAAGGTATCAGAATCTGTAGAAAGGGATTTCCAAGCAGAATACTCTACGCAGATTTCAAACAAAG GTACAGAGTACTCAATCCAAGTGCTATACCAGAGGGTCACTTTATTGATAGCAAGAAGGCTTCTGAGAAACTCCTAGCCTCCATCAATATTGATCAAAGCCAATACAGATTTGGGCACACTAAG GTGTTCTTCAAAGCTGGTGTCCTAGGTTGTCTAGAAGACATGAGAGATGAAAGGTTGGCTGTACTTATCACCCGCACTCAAGCCGTATGTCGCGGTTTCTTAATGCGAGTAGAATTTCAGAGGATGAATCAAAGAAG GGATGGTATCTTCACTATCCAGTACAACATTCGTTCATTTATGAATGTTAAACACTGGCCGTGGATGAAATTGTATTTCAAGATCAAGCCTCTTCTGAAGAGTGCACAAGCTGAAAAGGACATGCAAAACATGAAGGAGGAGTTCAAGAAGCTAAATGATGCTTTTTCCAAATCTGAAGCAAGAAGAAAAGAATTAGAAGAGAACATGGTTACCCTTCTGCAGGAAAAGAATGACCTACAAATGCAAGTACAGGCA GAAATTGAAAGTTTGACAGATGCTGAGGAAAGATGTGACCAGCTGATCAAAACCAAAATTCAACTTGAATCTAAGGTCAAAGAGGCAAACGAGAGGCTAGAGGATGAAGAAGAGATAAATGCCGAGATTACAGCCAAGAAAAGGAAGCTTGAAGATGAGTCCACACAGCTGAAGACAGAAATTGATGACTTGCAGCTCTCATTAGCTAAAGCAGAAAAAGATTTGCACTCCACTGAAAACAAA GTTAAGAACCTCACAGAAGAACTTTCAACCCATGATGAATCAATTGTTAAGCTGACAAAGGAGAAGAAAGCCTTGCAAGAGGCCCACCAGCAGGTCTTAGATGATCTCCAAGCCGAGGAAGACAAAGTCAACACTCTTACCAAATCAAAGGCAAAACTGGAGCAACAAGTTGATGAT CTTGAAGGGTCTCTGGAGCAAGAGAAAAAGTTTCGCTTGGACCTGGAACGAAGCAAGAGGAAACTGGAAAGTGACCTGAAACTTGCTCAGGACTCCATAATGGATTTGGAAAATGACAAGCAACAAATGGAAGAACGATTTAAAAA GAAAGAATTTGAAATCAGCCAACTTCAAAGCAAAATCGAAGATGAACAAAACCTAAGCATGCAgctgcaaaagaaaataaaagaacttCAG GCTCGTGTTGAAGAGCTCGAAGAGGAGATTGACGCTGAGCGTGTAGCTCGTGCtaaaattgaaaagcagagtTCCGACTATGCCCGTGAGCTCGAGGAAATCAGTGACAGACTGGAAGAGGCCGGTGGCGCATCAGCAGCACAGATTGAAATGAACAAGAAACGTGAAGCGGAGTTTCAGAAACTGCGCCGTGAGCTGCAAGAAGCAAACCTCCAGCATGAAGCCACAGCTGCTGCTCTTCGTAAGAAGCAGGCTGATAGTGTGGCTGAACTTGGGGAACAAATCGACAACCTGCAACGTGTGAAACAGAAGCTGGAGAAGGAAAAGAGTGAGCTGAAGATGGAAATTGATGACCTGGCTAGCAACATAGAATCTGTGGTGAAGTCAAAA GCCAACCTTGAAAAAACGTGTCGAACCCAGGAAGATCAGGTAAATGAGCTGAAGGCAAGAAATAATGAATATTCACGTTCCATTAATGATATGATGGCTCAAACATCACGGTTAAGCACAGAAAATG GTGAAATATCTAGACAACTGGAAGAAAAGGAGAATACGATATCCCAACTTACCAGGAATAAGCAGGGATTTATACATCAAGTTGAAGAACTGAAGAGGCAACTTGAAGAAGAAACTAAG GCTAAGAATGCCTTGGCACATGCTCTGCAATCTTCCCGCCATGACTGTGATTTGCTCCGTGAACAATATGAAGAGGAACAGGAGGCAAAGGCTGAGCTTCAGCGTGGCATGTCCAAGGCCAACAGTGAAGTTGCTCAGTGGAGGACAAAGTATGAAACCGATGCAATCCAGCGCACAGAGGAACTGGAAGAGGCCAA GAAGAAACTAGCCCAACGACTGCAGGATGCAGAGGAGCATGCTGAGGCAGCCAATGCCAAATGTGCTTCTTTGGAAAAGACAAAACTGCGCTTGCAAGGAGAAGTGGAAGATCTAATGATTGATGTGGAGCGGGCTAATGCTGCTGCAGCTGCTCTTGATAAAAAGCAGAGAAACTTTGACAAG ATCCTGGCAGAATGGAAACAAAAGTATGAGGAATGCCAGGCTGAGCTGGAGGCAGTGCAGAAAGAGTCTCGGTCTCTTAGCACTGAGCTGTTTAAGATGAAGAATGCTTACGAAGAATCTTTGGATCATCTTGAAACTCTGAAGAGGGAGAACAAGAATCTGCAAC aggagatttctgACCTCACTGAACAAGTTGGTGAATGTGGGAAGACAATTCATGAACTGGATAAAGCAAAAAAGCTGGCTGAACAAGAGAAGACTGAACTTCAAAGTGCATTAGAGGAAGCAGAG GCATCACTTGAACATTCAGAAGAGAGGTTGCTTCGAATTCAGCTTGAATTAACACAAATCAAGTCAGAGGTTGACAGAAAGATtgctgagaaagatgaagaaattGAACAACTAAAGAGAAATCACCAAAGAACCATCGAGGCACTGCAGAATACTCTGGATGCTGAAATCAGAAGCAGGAATGATGCCTTGAGGctcaaaaagaaaatggaaggaGATCTCAATGAAATGGAGATTCAGTTGGGTCACGCAAACCGAgaggctgcagaagcacagaaacaTCTCCGGAACATACAAGGAGTGCTCAAG GAAACACAACTGCATTTGGATGAAGCTTTGAGAGTTCAAGGGGACTTGAAGGAGCAGCTAAGCTCAGCAGAGCGGAAAAGCAATCTTCTACAAGCCGAACTTGAAGAGGTTACATTGGCTCTAGAGCAGTCAGACAGAGCTCGCAAAATTGCTGAACAAGAAGTCTTTGACATCAGTGAAcgtgttcagctgcttcatacACAG AACATTAGCTTTATCAACACCAAAAAGAAGCTTGAGACTGATATTTCGCAGCTTCAATCTGAGATGGAAGATGTTGTTCAAGAATCACGAAATGCTGAAGAGAAGGCCAGGAAGGCTATCGCTGAT GCTGCAATGATGGCTGAGGAGTTGAAGAAGGAACAAGATACAAGTGCTCATCTTGAGCGAATGAAAAAGAACCTCGATCAAACTGTCAAGGATCTGCAATTCCGTCTGAATGAGGCTGAGCAGTTGGCATTAAAAGGTGGAAAGAAACAGATACAAAAACTAGAGACTAGG ATACGTGAATTAGAGAATGAACTTGAGGCTGAACAGAAACGTGCAGCAGAGGCTATTAAAGGTTCACGGAAGTATGAAAGGAGAGTTAAAGAGATGACGTTCCAG TCTGTGGAAGATCATAAAAATCTGAGCAGACTGCAGGATTTGGTTGACAAATTGCAACTAAAAGTCAAGTCCTATAAGAGAAATGTTGAAGATGCT GAGGAGCAGGCCAGTGTTCACATTTCCAAATTCAGAAGGACACAGCATGAGCTGGAGGAAGCAGAGGAGCGTGCAGATATTGCTGAATCACAGGTCAACAAACTGAGGGCTAAAAGCCGT